From Spirosoma aerolatum, one genomic window encodes:
- a CDS encoding DUF420 domain-containing protein, with the protein MEVLQPVKEQKANRVINVLAIAIPVAVAVLLGIRQKVDLGNWTSYLPHINGVINSVTSVLLLLGLYFIKQKDIQAHKLTMLTAFTLGSLFLVSYVLYHLTNDSTPYGGQGWIRPVYYFLLISHIVLSVVVVWFVLRAVYFALSGQILKHKQTVKYAYPIWLYVSITGVIVYLMIKPYYLH; encoded by the coding sequence GTCATTAATGTGCTGGCTATCGCCATTCCAGTGGCTGTAGCTGTGCTGTTGGGCATTCGTCAGAAGGTCGACTTAGGTAACTGGACGTCTTATTTGCCTCATATTAATGGAGTCATCAATTCTGTAACGTCGGTATTACTGCTGCTCGGTCTTTATTTCATCAAACAGAAAGATATACAGGCCCACAAGCTTACAATGTTGACGGCTTTTACCCTTGGATCGCTGTTTTTGGTAAGTTATGTGTTGTATCATCTGACAAACGACTCAACACCTTACGGAGGACAGGGCTGGATTCGTCCGGTGTATTACTTTTTGTTGATCTCACACATTGTACTTTCTGTAGTGGTTGTGTGGTTTGTACTACGGGCCGTTTACTTTGCCCTCAGCGGTCAGATTCTGAAGCATAAACAGACTGTAAAATATGCCTATCCAATCTGGCTGTACGTTAGTATAACAGGGGTTATTGTGTATTTAATGATCAAGCCTTATTACCTTCATTAA
- a CDS encoding RNA polymerase sigma factor, with protein MLRLIPFFTTEAQLIAALKRGESRAHKVVYERYAGKMLAVCTRYCANRDDAEEVMIDGFMRVFEKIEQFREDGSFEGWIRRVMVTESLMFLRKNKQWRQEVSIDDVTVEPDYAWADTAVNENDLLRMVNQLPDGYRTVFNLYAIEGYSHAEIADMLSISEGTSKSQLSRARMLLQANVKKLEQEIAQRKWSGQGEYYEKSVGKTANR; from the coding sequence ATGCTCCGACTTATACCGTTTTTTACGACCGAAGCGCAGTTGATTGCTGCCTTGAAGCGTGGGGAAAGCCGCGCCCATAAGGTCGTATACGAGCGGTATGCCGGTAAAATGCTAGCCGTATGCACGCGCTATTGCGCCAACCGGGACGATGCCGAAGAGGTAATGATCGATGGGTTTATGCGCGTGTTTGAGAAAATTGAGCAGTTTCGGGAGGATGGGAGCTTTGAGGGGTGGATTCGGCGGGTCATGGTAACGGAATCACTGATGTTTTTGCGAAAAAATAAACAATGGCGTCAGGAAGTTTCAATCGACGACGTTACCGTTGAGCCAGACTATGCATGGGCCGATACTGCCGTCAATGAAAATGATTTATTACGAATGGTGAATCAATTGCCCGACGGATATCGTACAGTCTTTAACCTGTATGCCATCGAAGGCTATAGTCATGCCGAAATTGCTGATATGTTAAGCATTTCGGAAGGTACATCGAAGTCACAGTTAAGTCGGGCAAGAATGCTGTTGCAGGCGAATGTAAAGAAATTAGAACAGGAGATCGCTCAGCGTAAATGGTCTGGGCAAGGCGAATATTATGAAAAATCAGTCGGAAAAACAGCCAATCGATGA